From Malus sylvestris chromosome 1, drMalSylv7.2, whole genome shotgun sequence:
CAGTTTGAAGATTTGGGGAAGTTCACATTGAAAATCAAGTGAATTCGTCTCTGCTAATGATTTTGTAGTGTTTGGGAGTTTTTGGTTGAGAATTTTGATATGTTGATATCATAAAGTGTCATTCTTTTTGTGTATGGGTCATTCTCTGGGATTTGAGTTTCTTAGTTGAAAATTACGATTTGAAAATGCAAAGGCAGGAAGTGTCATTCTTTCTTGGTGTATCTTgaagtgtcattctccttggttaATTTTGGTGTTAGTATCTGGGAAGATTTAGGAAGCTATtaggagtgtcattctccttggttgatttggtttcttggagtgtcattctacTTGGTTGATTTGGTTTCTTAGAGTGTCACTCTCCTTAGTTGATTTGGTGCCAGTCTCTGTAAAGCTTAgttagttcaaaaaaaaaatatatatatatatatatattttcttcaaactCCTCTATAGATGACAAAGACTTCAACATATTAGGATTAGAAATTGTATTGTGCATATCATTTTTTAGCAGCAACATACATTTCAGCGAGCCTCATAGGTTGATCAATTGAGCTCTCATAAATTTCTAGTGAAGCGTTAGGATTATATAAGGGATTGGagagaatggagtttcttgCGGCTTGTCTGAAGGGCAAGTGGGAGATGATGATTAGAAGCAAAGGTTCGGGTAACTgtgaaagagaaaaagagatttCTTGTGGCGTAATTTTCGAGGTTTTCTGCACCCAGTGGTATTCATTTGTTTGGGGTTTTCTGCAGTGTTCTTGAAGCATTGCAGACATCTTGGTCTTGCAGTTCCAGATCAGTTTCAGAGCTCTAGCTAGTTCAAACTTCACTTGGCTACACCAAGTTCAGTTTGAGGGGGAGTAATAACATAATTGTTTAGTAATAACAGAAATGCCACATGGCGCTATTTAAGTAGTGGAGTTTGTTAGTATAGTTagaagggtattattgtaattggGATATATGGCTATATAAGATATTGTATAGCTATTATTTCATTAAGTTTAGttgtatacattttctctaatcaatcaatacaatctcTCTTGTTTTCTTTCTACCAATTCTTTCCCTTCCCCTGTACCAATCTTCATCttttgcaatgtagttaacaaatataagggggtgtattcaattccctctaattcctcaactttctcaaattctttaaaatcaatttctaattgaatatacctggaatgttataaatttctttaaaatcttaattaaatACATCcgaatttctaaggattttaataaactatctttaaattctaattgaatacaccttgaattttagagaatcacttaaaatcttgattaaatgcccctagattcattaaaagaattcaaatccctcaaaatctcaattgaatacgtCTCCTTAAGTCTTGTAGTGTCCTTTTTGTGTAATGAGATAGTAACCCTTTTAAGACCTCCTTATTCGAAAAGTTACCCAGTTACCCATGTTTATATCCCAGATCGACTGTTGAACAAGGCATATCACAAGCACTTGCCAAAGAGAGCGAGAGAAAGTTACTTACAACCGAGACACAATTTCTTATGACTTTGTATTCCAAACACATTATGTACTATCGTGTAAAACCAATAGAACACAACAATATTCTCACGGGCGCACCCCAAGTAATTAAAAAGATGATATAttgtcactcagtactacagtctggtggtattcatcttcacttaaaAATGAGAGattcttaggttcgaatcttgtgGATAGCggatttgataccaaattaggctactTATTATGTGGTTTTGCcgaactctctcttctcttagtgtaaaaatatcaatgtactaaaataaaaaataaaataaaataatttaaaaaaaaaagatgatgtGTCTTTGCCATTTTATGGGCCACATCAACCTGGTGAGTAAAAATTGATCTACAAGTTTTGGATTTTCCAGCGATCAAATCTCCACTGATTGCGATCAAATCTCCACTGGTTGAAGGCTGATCTGATTTAGTGAATCTTGCACTCCGTTGCAATTTATTTGatactttaaaaaaaaggtGCGGGGGGTGGTGAAGGGGACAACTGATAGCAAGCCATAATTATCTatttcttctgggttcggagaAGCTATGAGGAATTTCACCCTACCTATGGCCACAGTTAAGCAGAAGCACCAGCTATTTGACTGCAATTGCAACATTTTGCtcacaatttatttatttttatttgtatgaTATTGACAAGTAGCGTAAAATAGTGTGGAGATTTTCTAAACAAGTTTACATTGCAAGTTTTCTTCAATAGTTTGAGAAATAAATAGTGAAGATTGATTCTAAGAAATCGAACAATGTTATTTAAAAAGTCAAACTACATTATAGGTTGGACTACCGAAGACAAATATGTTTACATTAGGACAATGACAAGTTTAGGTTTTCTCTCGTCAAACAATGTCAACTTTAGGTTATAAGGGAGTGGAAAGGCCTCTTTGCTTAGTTGCCATAATTATGTAATGCGTGTATAATCATAATAGTAAGGGTAATGCTATTCACGCATCCATTTTTATCTTCCACAcacatttgttaatttttgtccattgatctttttcaatacGTTTGATCTGATGATCAAAAATTTAGAAAGgtgtgaaaggtaaaaatgtgtgTGTAGATAACTCTCCCCAATAGTAATTATGTATTCCTATTTGTTTTATTGGTAAATGTTGACATTTTCATGAACTAATTAAGAATGTTCTCAATTTAATTCCTTGTGGTGCGCCATATCACAATCACACTTAGCTCTAGGGTTGGACTCGCTTGCACTAGCTTCACGCCGATTATGTGCATGGCGTGATGGTGATTTGATAATTTCGTTTTTTGAGTTCGAATGAACTCTATCATGATTTCGTTTCTTGGGTAATAAGTATACCtcttacatatttatttttttaacaaacaatattatctacactaaaggagtGAGGAAgtggctaagcctcacaattgactaataataatatggttcaactcCGACCTCATGCAGTTCCACCACACTTGGTGTGAGGATTGTCCTAGTGAGACGATCTCACCGattattttctctaattttaattaaattatccTTAACTTTTAACCATTTTATACACAAAGAGGTGTCCTTTTTAAgggaaaaataaatacaaaataagaGTAATTGCATTTGGTTTCACCTACAAGCACTATACATATTATTCATTTCATTCGGTTTCACCTACTAGCTAGCAGTCTATGCATGTGATAGGATCCATTTCGATTTTGGATTTTGCTTCCCAAATTGAAATTTACCTTTTCAATTTGATTTACCAAAATTACAATTCGATTTTCGTTTCACCTACTAGCTGTCTATGCATGTTGATGTGATCGTGTAATGCCAAAATtacaattatatttacaataCGCTGAATTTAGgtcttcttttttctcactttgTGATTAATAGACTTTAATTATAGAGACTATAAATTTTCTCCAAATAATTCGAGCCAAGTTTGAGTTAGAGAAACTGAGTCGTGCTGAGGTTTGAGCACCTTAGTAATCGGCTTCAAATAAATAGTAAAGACTGATTTTAATATTACTTCTAAGAAATTGAACGGTGAAGATTATTTAAAACGCCGGATTACTTGATATGCTAGACTCCCAAAGACAAATCTGTTCACATTGAGGACAATGGACAAGTTTaggtttccatttttttttttggaaaaattaaagaaaatggcttcaaatttttatattttaataaaaaatcattcattaactttatttaatgataaaggacaaaataaaaaacataaaaaacacCACACGTGCTGGGCATATTCACATCCCACTCCACCCCCCATTTCCACTTTGTTTTCTCCCTATTGTCAGCTAACATTAAGCGAgaaagacttcaaattgaaatacattttcccaattttatttttgtggtgttGTTTCCCAATAGTAGTCAAGATGACAAGAgaatttttcaatgtgcccGGGACACAGAGTGATATATCTACAAATGGTGAGattcttgtgttaaaaaataaaatttcccacaacTTACATAATAACATGTGGTGTAGAAAGTTAAGATTGTAGGTGGAGGAGAAGAGGAAGCCGCAGATGGGCAGACAATAGAAGAAAATTAAGTAATTGGTGTAGAAAgttaagaaattgaagagatacAGAGAAAATTTGATGAGTATCGAAgaaaattagaagaagaaaatgtgtttggAAGGTGAGAATGTGccaagaaaattcaagaagaggagagagaagaatgtAGTACccaaagtttcataaacagtgtaataTCGTTAAGTTTCATGAACAGTGTAGCACtgttaaatttcataaacagtgtagtaccgttaagtttcataaacagtgtcgtaatttttcataaacaatgtagtaaGTTTTATAAACAGTGTCGTAAGTTTCATAAGCAGTGtaataagtttcataaacagtgtaatactgttaagtttcataaacagtttaTGTGAGGACACGTGGATCCACGTGtcagatttttttatatttttttaatattaaaattatgtctttttcattaaaatttaagttcttttgtcatttttattaaaatttaagggtttttcattaaaaattaagtctttttattaaaataaacttagcccaaatatttttcatgaaagttcCCTTTAATAAATTGGTTGGGGTATGACCTCTCCATCATTGGGGAGAGTCTAAACTTCAGAGGGCCATTTTCACGCGTGGAATCTCCTTGAATTTGTTCGCATCTTCTTatggaatttttgtttttgttcggATTTTATTAGTCGATCTTTGATAAATTACTGATTATGTTATCACAAAATATTAACTCGTTAAACCACACCTTCGTTGTTTCTTGATTGCAATTCAGTCATTGCACAACCTCAAAATTGTTCCAGAAACTTCGATGAAATATATGATTTCAGCCCGTGAAACTTGGCAAATTCATCAATTATGTTGAACTTGacgtattttaaattttttgaatgCCTAAATACCCCTATTTGAATTGTTGATGTACACAATTAATTCCATGAATTGTAAGGAAGAATGAATGGTTTTacataaaaaagataaaaaaatattaatgttataaattcattgcctaatatataataacgATAAAAAATACCTAATGTATGTAATAATAAATGTTTAATTAATGTcacaaaaattatataaaaagtacaagtaaattattttcttattaaaaaattataattgtgTAGGTTTTTTTTAATACGATTGTTCGCTCCCACAAATAGTGAACTGTTGTGGCCTATTTTACTGAAGGGAGAAAGAgagtgtctttatttatagtaaactaGATAGGATTTTTTGCCTTGCAAATAATATAAGATCTTCTAGTATCCTAAAAAGAATCTACATATGGATCTAATATCTATTAGAAAGTGATACCAATGTGGTATGAAAAATGtggtaagaataacattttttataattaaaatctaaattaagGATCATCTTCCTAATGTATAATTATTTAgtaaagaaaatttaaattgaaaaattagattGTATTTCAACCATTAAAAGTGTATAAATCTAATGACTTAAAACTTGTGTGTAAAATGTAGTACCACGAACCTGCCCTCATATCTAAACATGTACTGATAAAAATGGACAATATCTTGTACTTTTGTACATTCCagcaaaaacagaaagaaagaaagaaaatactaTTGTCGATGCAGAGTCACCACATGATCCATGCACGTATTTTCTCTTTCGTAGTCATTAcaatttacattaaaattcaCCCTACTATAAATCTTTAATCATTTTGATCGGTTATTACACATCCAATTAGTTTCAATAGCAAGCTGAGAATTTGACTCTCGCCCTCCATGGCCTCATCATTTGTACTCTCCTTCATTGCACTAATTTCAATAGCCATCACCATCCCCCTCTGCATGTCCTCTCCTAAAACAGCACTCCGAGGCTTCGAGACACGTCTCATTCATCGCGACTCGCCTGAATCTCCGCTATACAACCCTAGTCTCACTCGTGCTCAACGCAAAGAAGCAGCTCGTCGCAGAAGCATAGCCAGACAAAATTACCTCACAAGGCGAATGTCACCAGCAGCAGTAAGTAACGCTACTGCCCGCATTGATTACGATAATGGAGTCTACGTCATGAGGTACAAAATTGGAACCCCTCCAGTTGATACATTTGGATACTTTGACACTGCTAGCGCCTTAATTTGGATGCAGTGTAATCCCTGCAAAAAATGTTACAATCAAAGCATACCAATCTTTGAACCTGGAAAATCATCCTCCTACCGAAAGCTGATGTGTGACGATGACCGTGTGGAGTGTGGCATAGTCCCAGATAACGGTTGCCCAAGTGAGGATGGTTCATGTACTTACATTACGGCTTATGAAGATGGAGCGTCTTCCGAAGGAGTCGCTTCCAAAGAAACATTCATGCTCGAAGGTGAAACAATCCCCGATATGACTTTCGGGTGTGGTCTGAAGAATTCAGATACGGATCCGGATGAAAATCCGCCAGGAGTTGTTGGTGCAGGTAGAGAACCAAGTTCACTTGTTGCGCAATTAATTAGAGAACGGACTCGTTTTTCGTTTTGCATTTCGCCTTTTAATCGAGGTAACCGTAGCAATGTGAAATTCGGTTCAAAGGCAGTGATCCATGAGGGTAATCAGACACCATTATTACCTGGTCGATACGGTTGGTACCATATAGGGGTAGAAGGTATTAGCGTTGACGGTACTAGGCTCAACATTTCGGAGGATGTGTTCAGATGGAGGCCAGAGGGAAGAGGAGGCATCATCATAGATACAGGAACAACATATACTCACCTTGCATCGGAGGCTTATTACGCAGTCCAGAGCGCGGTGATAAATGCGCTACCGAATTACAAACACAAGATAAATCCCCATTCGGAGTTCCTGCTGTGTTATGATTCGGATGATGGTTTCCATATGAACATAGCACCTGATATAGAGTTCCATTTCAGAGATGATCGCCGACATGGGTTTGATTATACATTGGATCCGACTAATGTTTGGAATGAAGATGACTGCATGACTATAAAACCAGATTATCATGGCCTTTCTGTGTTGGGAATAAACCAGCTTGAGAATGTGAACGTCGGGATCGACCTTCAGAATAACATCGTAACTTTTAAGGACACTGATGACTGTCGGGATACCTAACTAATGTGTGCATGGTATAAATAATTAGTGATGTGGTCTAAAATGCGGTGCAAAAAATTCCATCGGTATCATCATCATCCCTGTACCATATATTAGGGCTGAAGAATCAAAAAGTCGTTTGTTGTTTCCTTTTCTGGGACTGAAAAATATTTTATGGTTGGTActgaaattattatttttttctttttccagcaATTGTGATTGGTAATGAACTTAGTATGCTGGAAAAAGATCAATTTAGAAACTCTGGTGCGTGCTAGATCATCATCTGCCCTCACACCAGCATCATCATCTGCCGATCACAGATTGATATGTTGGATTGGAACCATGTAAGTACTGCTCATTGACGACCACGATGATCCCAACAACCGTGGCTGCAACATCGGGTGGTCGTTTGTTTGTGATCCAATTGAAGGATGGAGATTTGAAGACTTTGTATCATATGTTGGCTCCTCTCCAATCAATGGCAAAGAAGATGGAGCAGGCTCTTCTATTTACTACTTGAACGTTGACCCTTTTTTCAATACAATTATATTGGGGGTGGGAATTGAGCTATGACATATAATTGGAGTTCACAATTTGGTATCGTACTCGTCATCATGTAGAATTGAACTTAAAagcctctcacttacaagcaaAAGAGAAATGTGAGCCTTTGGTATTATTACAAAtcgaaatttaaaaatgatttgaGTCCGAATATCATGAAAGTTGTGACCTAATTTGAAATGTTTGTGATCTGTTTAACAAGCCTAGTGTGCTCCAGCAAAAAGATACAAATTCAAACCTCACAGAGACGTACAGACATTTCAAGttcctttttcttgtttctCTCAACCTCTCATGGAAAAGAAACACAGAATCATCAAAATGGCAAGGAAAACACTCTCGGAATAGAGGAGTCCCCGGCGAACCCCATCCGGTCCATTACTGCACAGTAGCATCATCAGATGATCATGAGCCATCAACGACCGCAATGGCAACCACCAAAGGATGCAAGAGCGAGTGGTCCTTTGTTTCTGATCCGGCTGAGGGCTGGAGAGACTTAAAGATTGCCTATCTTATCTCCAGTTTTGCCCCCGACTCATAGCAAACACGATGGATGAAACGATGACTCCTCACCGATCAACTTGTTTAGGTATCATTTGATTCAACGTTGAGCTTGGTACATCAAATAAAGTAGAGTAATTCCAAGACAAGTAAAGGAGTGATTTCCCTGTTGAGTACTTGTAGATCATAGGATGAAAAAGCTTATGGTTTATATATTTGACATTGATACATACTTCAACACTACCAAGTAAATAAACTGAAACCCCAAGCTCCAGATGTCTCACCAACTTCTTTATCAATCTGTCTAAACCGCAATCGTACGCATTACTTCACAAACCTTCGCCCCTGAAATGTAAAAGAATTATAAGCCTAGGGGATACAGTGGATTGTTTCAAACTTAGGAACTAAAGTGAAATCTGTCAAGGTTCTAATCATCATAAGTTTCCCTTCTTTTTTACCTTAACAAGCTTTACCCTAGGATATACCTGTCTGTCTCACCCACTTCCTTATCACTCCAGTAAAACAACGGCGTGAGCCGTGCTTTGACTATAATGCCATTGAGCAAAGTTCAATTGGTTTTTCAGAGATTATAGACAGCTGTCATAAATTtttaatctaatcctaatatcAAACTGTAACCAAAATTCCATCAAAGACAAAAGTTTCGTATTTCAGCTTTAAGAGGATAACCGGAAGCTTAACAGACTAAGTACGAAGCCTCCAGCATTGAAATGTTATAATCCAATAAAAGAATCCTAAAAATCTAAATTCACTAATGACATTAACATAATGTTTAGCACACAGATGAGGGAAAGAGATATCCAACCAGGCTAACTACAGAGAGGTATGCAGGTCCCACCTTCTGGGTTCTGCTGTTCCTTCCATATCCGTCCTGTGACCCTCAGCTTCAGCTCTTTCCTATCCCCGCCAGAGAAGAAAAGTGCCATGTTGCGCTGTATTATGAGGCCATCATGGCTGTCTCTAACCTTCTTGTGGCTATCCCTTATGCTTCTTGGGTTGCCCTCCCAAATCAGCTTTCGGCCATTTCCACCAACCTCCAAGCTGTAGCTGTAGTTCCGAGCTTCTGTTTCATCCCCCATGAACCGGAGAAATGCCATGTAAACGGGGGCCATACCAAGCTGGAAGGCTTCAAAATGTAGACAGAAGTACTGACCAAAACAGTGGAAGACCTATCAAGGATGAAAAATAAGACAATTACTTCGCTACCATAAAAAAACCAAAGCATACATCTTCAGTCTGCTATAGTCACAGTTGATCTAGTCTTAAGTATTGCTATCAAAGGTCCCATGATTCCTTTAGTCCCATATTAACTGGGAAAGTTAAATTTTGCCCCCATAGTTAAAGTGACGGTTTCTTGATTTATGCAATGCCCACTGATTTCTAGTGTGAGCGAACCAAGCAATTTTCATTCAGTCACCAGTTTTATACAAAGAGGGAGAAACACGTATGCACTTACAGTTAACATCCACGTGGCATTTTCTACTTCACGAGGATTAGACTTTACATAACGATGATTAAAAGTGCATCCGGAATGCATGTCCACCTTGTGATCATCCCGGAGATGAGAAACAAGGAATGGAATATCCCCAACAGCGGAGCAGTCTGATCCAGCATATGGACAGTTGTATGGTCTGAAGTTACAGACAGCCTCGTGTTTCAGTTTACTATAATAGGGAAATATCTCTGAGCACCCAAGAGAGCAATACTTGCAGGGCAGTTCAAGCGATTCAGCAACCTTCTCCAGTGCTAGACACCTTATGTCACCAAGCTCCTGTCTACACGTTGGGCACCGATTATGGACCCTTGCTTTACAGGTGGAACAAAGGGTATGCCCATTGTGACACTGCAGAAACAAGTTTAGATTTATAAGCCATAAAGGTCAACCAATCCTAGATGAATTTTACAAGCAGCTACATATTATCAATAGAATCCCCATGCTTAGCCATCCCAAATAAATCTAAGGATAGCAAGTCAATGAGCATCCCTTGATTTCAATAAGCATAATAAGCATATTGTAAGGTAAACAACTCCATTTTCCAGAGTAGTTAGGGGAGGTCTACTCATCCGAACTAAGCCACAGCTGAAACTCAGCAAACTTGCATCTTCAAGTAAACATCACAACACCCCCAACACTTAAAATGAAGCCAAAGCGATGCATTACACCCCCAGCATAAGGTTATATGACTCTATATCATCTACAGCCATGAGAGATGTAAGAGTATGTAAGAGAGGCGGAGTAATTTTATACAGCCACACACTCGAACAAAACAACTGATAAACTTCTGTCCTAAGCAGCAATGGATTAATGAATAAATAGTCTGAACTCGGTGCACCCAATTTCAAGCACAATACCTTTATGCAGATAAAGCACATAAAACATCTCTATCAATTGGTGGTAGTGTTACCACACTCCACCTGTTAACCCGCTTCACTTTACAAAATAAGTGATAAATACGTCCACAATAGCACATTCACCAACCCCAGGTATCTGTGAACTTCGAAAGCTCTTAGTTTTTATTAATCCCTTTCAAACTAATATGATCCTTGACGCATAATTCACCAACCCCAGGAACTATTACATAAACACAATATTTAGAACGAAATCTGATTCTGTGCCTTGGTATTCCTGTTACTCGGAACTACAGAAAAGCACTTACAAGTGAAGCAAGTTTC
This genomic window contains:
- the LOC126614002 gene encoding aspartic proteinase nepenthesin-1-like — its product is MASSFVLSFIALISIAITIPLCMSSPKTALRGFETRLIHRDSPESPLYNPSLTRAQRKEAARRRSIARQNYLTRRMSPAAVSNATARIDYDNGVYVMRYKIGTPPVDTFGYFDTASALIWMQCNPCKKCYNQSIPIFEPGKSSSYRKLMCDDDRVECGIVPDNGCPSEDGSCTYITAYEDGASSEGVASKETFMLEGETIPDMTFGCGLKNSDTDPDENPPGVVGAGREPSSLVAQLIRERTRFSFCISPFNRGNRSNVKFGSKAVIHEGNQTPLLPGRYGWYHIGVEGISVDGTRLNISEDVFRWRPEGRGGIIIDTGTTYTHLASEAYYAVQSAVINALPNYKHKINPHSEFLLCYDSDDGFHMNIAPDIEFHFRDDRRHGFDYTLDPTNVWNEDDCMTIKPDYHGLSVLGINQLENVNVGIDLQNNIVTFKDTDDCRDT
- the LOC126620353 gene encoding E3 ubiquitin-protein ligase SINAT3-like isoform X2 is translated as MESDIIESLASLDLIDDDEIHGRPIHQFVSVPKAHSNTGNNIPGTTSVHELLECPVCTNSMYPPIHQCHNGHTLCSTCKARVHNRCPTCRQELGDIRCLALEKVAESLELPCKYCSLGCSEIFPYYSKLKHEAVCNFRPYNCPYAGSDCSAVGDIPFLVSHLRDDHKVDMHSGCTFNHRYVKSNPREVENATWMLTVFHCFGQYFCLHFEAFQLGMAPVYMAFLRFMGDETEARNYSYSLEVGGNGRKLIWEGNPRSIRDSHKKVRDSHDGLIIQRNMALFFSGGDRKELKLRVTGRIWKEQQNPEGGTCIPLCS
- the LOC126620353 gene encoding E3 ubiquitin-protein ligase SINAT3-like isoform X1, whose protein sequence is MESDIIESLASLDLIDDDEIHGRPIHQFVSVPKAHSNTGNNIPGTTSVHELLECPVCTNSMYPPIHQCHNGHTLCSTCKARVHNRCPTCRQELGDIRCLALEKVAESLELPCKYCSLGCSEIFPYYSKLKHEAVCNFRPYNCPYAGSDCSAVGDIPFLVSHLRDDHKVDMHSGCTFNHRYVKSNPREVENATWMLTVFHCFGQYFCLHFEAFQLGMAPVYMAFLRFMGDETEARNYSYSLEVGGNGRKLIWEGNPRSIRDSHKKVRDSHDGLIIQRNMALFFSGGDRKELKLRVTGRIWKEQQNPEGAKVCEVMRTIAV